One Rhizobium rhododendri DNA segment encodes these proteins:
- a CDS encoding Zn-dependent hydrolase, giving the protein MTSASINGERLLARMQAFAAIGATPAGGVNRQALSDGDRQARRLLAELALARGFGVFQDSMANLFIRREGRNAVHAPVLIGSHLDSQPTGGRFDGALGTLSAFEVLESLEDFDVDTEVPVEVVAWTNEEGSRFSPGAMGSMAFAGVADPAGWNFLSGADGGSFADELAATLSALPEATMRPLGTPVSRYLELHIEQGPSLEKENIPIGVVIGVQGTRWLQVTFSGQAGHAGTTALAYRRDPMVAAASALHELQATVMQNDADARLTVGRIAIHPGSINAIPDSVAFSVDIRHPDPDRLDRIEAEVRRVCDSRAIAERCSYSILQTFDMPSATFSPIVTGAVEAAATSLSLTAKRMVSGAFHDALFLARVAPSAMIFVPCRDGLSHNEAEYVAPEHIVTGARVMFEATLSLANSTAARI; this is encoded by the coding sequence GTGACATCGGCTTCCATCAACGGCGAACGGTTGCTGGCCCGAATGCAGGCCTTTGCCGCAATCGGAGCCACGCCTGCCGGTGGTGTCAACCGCCAGGCGCTGAGCGATGGCGATCGCCAGGCTCGCCGGCTGCTGGCGGAACTCGCGCTGGCACGCGGTTTCGGCGTTTTCCAGGACAGCATGGCCAATCTGTTCATCCGGCGCGAAGGACGCAACGCGGTGCATGCGCCGGTGCTGATTGGAAGTCACCTCGACAGCCAGCCGACGGGCGGCCGGTTCGATGGTGCGCTCGGCACGCTGTCGGCGTTCGAGGTACTGGAATCGCTGGAAGATTTCGACGTAGATACCGAAGTTCCAGTCGAAGTCGTCGCCTGGACCAACGAAGAGGGCAGCCGATTTTCTCCTGGGGCGATGGGCTCGATGGCCTTCGCGGGCGTCGCCGATCCCGCCGGGTGGAATTTTCTCTCCGGCGCCGACGGTGGTTCCTTTGCCGACGAACTCGCCGCTACGCTCTCGGCGCTGCCGGAAGCCACCATGCGCCCGCTCGGCACGCCGGTGTCGCGTTATCTCGAATTGCACATCGAACAGGGTCCTTCCCTCGAGAAGGAAAACATTCCTATTGGCGTCGTCATCGGTGTGCAGGGCACGCGCTGGCTGCAGGTTACGTTCTCCGGGCAGGCCGGACACGCCGGCACCACGGCACTGGCCTACAGGCGCGATCCGATGGTGGCAGCCGCTTCCGCCCTCCACGAGTTGCAGGCAACCGTGATGCAGAACGACGCGGATGCGCGCCTGACCGTCGGTCGGATAGCCATCCATCCGGGCTCCATAAACGCCATTCCGGACTCGGTCGCCTTCAGCGTCGATATCCGCCATCCCGATCCGGACAGGCTGGATCGCATCGAGGCCGAGGTCCGGCGTGTTTGCGACAGTCGAGCCATTGCCGAGAGATGTAGCTACAGTATCCTGCAGACCTTCGACATGCCGTCGGCGACGTTCTCGCCGATTGTCACCGGTGCCGTCGAGGCAGCAGCGACAAGCCTGTCCCTGACAGCCAAGCGCATGGTATCCGGCGCCTTTCATGATGCCCTGTTTCTCGCCCGCGTGGCGCCATCGGCCATGATTTTCGTCCCCTGCCGCGATGGCTTGAGCCACAACGAGGCGGAATATGTTGCCCCAGAGCACATCGTGACGGGCGCCCGCGTGATGTTTGAAGCAACCCTGTCGCTGGCCAATTCGACGGCCGCGCGCATTTGA
- a CDS encoding XdhC family protein, which translates to MALMTDDAQEILQFAADSFDEGFETALVTLVEIRGGAARALGAQMAVRRDGLYCGYVSGGCTEAAVAAEALQAIAGGNDRFLRLGEGSRFFDIVLPCGGGITLAIHVLRDNLSLRTVLEGLKLRRRMGLKYDAGAQSLEVAAFPAKDAWDGEHLSRGYRPRPRLLLSGRSIEAERTAKLAASTGYEVVRRQDGANLLDGALPDPDIAVVLLHHDLDLELPVLRAALDGNPFYIGALGSSKTHERRSAALKELGYEQAAIDRIKAPIGVIAKARDANTLALSVLGDVAAAYAISR; encoded by the coding sequence ATGGCATTGATGACCGACGACGCCCAGGAGATCCTGCAATTCGCGGCCGACTCTTTTGACGAAGGCTTCGAGACGGCGCTTGTCACGCTAGTCGAGATCCGTGGCGGTGCAGCGCGGGCGCTCGGGGCACAAATGGCAGTTCGCCGGGACGGCCTTTATTGCGGCTACGTTTCGGGCGGATGTACGGAGGCTGCCGTTGCGGCAGAGGCTCTGCAGGCCATCGCTGGTGGCAATGACCGGTTCCTGCGATTGGGGGAAGGGTCGCGTTTCTTCGATATCGTCCTGCCTTGCGGCGGCGGCATCACGCTGGCCATCCATGTGCTCAGGGACAATCTCAGTCTGCGCACCGTGCTGGAAGGCCTGAAATTACGGCGTCGGATGGGGCTGAAATACGATGCTGGCGCGCAGTCACTCGAGGTTGCAGCATTTCCGGCAAAGGACGCCTGGGACGGAGAGCATTTGTCGAGAGGCTATCGTCCGCGTCCTCGTCTGTTGCTGAGCGGCAGGTCCATTGAGGCCGAGCGCACGGCCAAACTCGCAGCCTCCACCGGCTATGAGGTCGTTCGCCGGCAAGATGGTGCAAATTTGCTGGACGGAGCTTTGCCCGACCCCGATATAGCGGTTGTCCTCCTGCACCATGATCTCGATCTCGAACTGCCGGTCCTTCGTGCAGCGCTGGACGGAAACCCGTTTTACATCGGTGCTCTCGGCAGTAGTAAAACCCACGAGCGGCGCTCGGCGGCGCTGAAAGAGCTTGGATACGAGCAAGCTGCCATCGACCGGATCAAGGCGCCGATCGGCGTGATCGCCAAGGCCCGGGACGCCAATACGCTGGCACTCTCCGTACTGGGTGATGTCGCTGCTGCCTACGCGATCTCGCGCTGA
- a CDS encoding alpha/beta hydrolase produces MMRALAIVATLLLLSGCGGRLIGVMTPSGTVVRGTSQVRLLAATTRAPSDDKAILFSGERGSDLKIDAITVSIPPEANRTVGQVQWPARLPANPLKEFSTVNVVPLVSKAEDERWLKQNLTKSHRALVFVHGFNNRYEDAVYRFAQIVHDSGADVVPVVFTWPSRASIFDYNYDKESTNYSRDALEDLLRRISADPSISEVTVMAHSMGTWLAVEALRQMAIRDGRTLPKIKNVILASPDLDVDVFSRQFLALGKNPPHFTLFVSQDDRALSVSRRISGNVDRLGQVDANAEPYRTQFEKAGISVIDLTKLKSGDSLNHGKFAESADVVKLIGQRLISGQTITDSDVGLGEAVGAVALGVSNTVGNAASVAVSAPIAVFDPRTRRNYGEQVQRLGRSVGNTLGSVGDTAGAAGFPQDTNQSGKQCPGNQSDRRPGCPN; encoded by the coding sequence ATGATGCGTGCTCTGGCAATCGTGGCGACCCTGTTGCTACTTTCCGGCTGCGGTGGGCGCCTGATCGGCGTCATGACGCCGAGCGGCACAGTCGTCAGGGGCACCTCGCAGGTCCGCCTGCTGGCAGCAACCACGAGAGCGCCGTCTGACGACAAGGCCATCCTGTTCAGCGGCGAGCGCGGCAGCGACCTGAAGATCGATGCGATCACCGTCTCCATTCCGCCCGAAGCCAACCGCACGGTTGGCCAGGTGCAATGGCCGGCGCGCCTGCCTGCCAATCCGCTCAAGGAGTTCTCGACCGTCAATGTCGTGCCTCTCGTCTCGAAGGCGGAAGACGAACGCTGGTTGAAGCAGAATCTTACGAAAAGCCATCGCGCGCTTGTCTTCGTGCATGGATTCAACAATCGCTACGAGGATGCCGTCTATCGCTTCGCACAGATCGTCCACGATTCCGGCGCCGATGTCGTTCCTGTTGTCTTCACATGGCCATCACGCGCCAGCATTTTCGACTATAACTACGACAAGGAAAGCACCAACTATTCACGCGACGCGCTGGAGGATCTGCTGCGGCGGATCAGCGCCGATCCGTCGATCAGCGAAGTCACCGTGATGGCCCATTCGATGGGGACCTGGCTGGCAGTGGAAGCGCTTCGTCAGATGGCGATCCGCGATGGCAGGACACTGCCGAAGATCAAGAACGTCATTCTTGCCTCTCCCGATCTCGACGTCGATGTTTTCAGCCGGCAGTTTCTTGCACTGGGAAAGAACCCGCCACATTTCACGCTGTTCGTATCCCAGGATGACCGGGCGCTCAGCGTGTCAAGACGCATTTCAGGCAATGTCGATCGTCTCGGCCAGGTGGATGCCAATGCCGAGCCTTACCGCACCCAGTTCGAAAAAGCCGGTATCAGCGTTATCGACCTAACCAAGCTAAAATCCGGCGACAGCCTGAACCACGGCAAATTTGCCGAGAGCGCCGACGTGGTCAAGTTGATCGGCCAGCGGCTGATATCCGGGCAGACCATCACCGATTCCGATGTCGGTCTCGGCGAAGCCGTCGGCGCCGTGGCGCTCGGTGTTTCCAACACCGTTGGCAATGCGGCAAGCGTCGCCGTCAGCGCGCCGATTGCCGTGTTCGATCCGCGCACGCGGCGCAACTATGGTGAGCAGGTTCAGCGCCTCGGCCGATCGGTCGGCAACACGCTGGGATCCGTTGGCGATACCGCAGGCGCTGCAGGCTTTCCCCAGGATACCAACCAGTCGGGCAAGCAATGTCCAGGCAACCAGTCAGACCGCCGCCCGGGCTGCCCAAACTGA
- a CDS encoding ChrR family anti-sigma-E factor has translation MSEAAQHTQGRLIVVHHLGDELLMSYAAGTLSEGWNIGVATHLSFCPGCRERLAEFETIGGYFLECEEVTPAEPVAWEDMKKRMEIPEQPSVPAPKRLDPLLPQPLLSYVDAAGGLKWRSLGSGASQMKIPTSDPSTIVRLLKIPAGKPVPEHGHRGRELTLVLAGSFGDSVSVFNRGDVELADDELTHQPAATPGEDCICLAITEAPLRFTSRILRFIQPFIGI, from the coding sequence ATGTCTGAAGCTGCGCAACATACTCAAGGACGATTGATCGTCGTGCATCACCTCGGTGACGAACTGCTGATGTCCTATGCTGCGGGAACGCTGTCGGAGGGATGGAACATCGGGGTCGCGACGCATCTGTCGTTTTGCCCTGGCTGTCGCGAGCGCCTGGCCGAGTTCGAGACGATAGGCGGATATTTTCTCGAGTGCGAGGAGGTCACGCCCGCCGAACCGGTCGCATGGGAAGACATGAAGAAGCGCATGGAAATTCCCGAGCAACCGTCGGTGCCCGCGCCGAAACGCTTGGACCCGCTGCTTCCGCAGCCGCTGCTCTCCTACGTGGATGCCGCTGGCGGACTGAAGTGGCGCTCGCTCGGCAGCGGCGCATCGCAGATGAAGATACCGACATCCGACCCGAGCACCATCGTCAGGCTCCTGAAGATACCGGCCGGCAAGCCCGTTCCCGAACATGGACATCGGGGCCGGGAACTGACGCTGGTGCTGGCCGGTAGCTTTGGTGATTCGGTTTCCGTCTTCAACCGCGGCGACGTGGAGCTCGCCGACGACGAACTGACGCATCAGCCGGCGGCAACGCCGGGGGAAGACTGCATCTGCCTTGCCATCACGGAAGCCCCCCTGCGGTTTACCAGTCGCATCCTGCGTTTCATCCAACCTTTCATCGGCATCTAG
- a CDS encoding sigma-70 family RNA polymerase sigma factor: protein MAETQAALDRKRINELMAAVAEHRDVDSYEMLYKYFVPKVRSYMFKIGGDRIMAEEMAQEAMLSVWRKANQFDPERGAASTWIYTIARNVRIDALRRGPRPDFDPNDPAFVPDDTPAADVAFDKEQDADRLRRAMASLKPDEIKALKMSFFEDMAHPAIAASLGIPIGTVKSRIRNACLKLRNILKDD, encoded by the coding sequence TTGGCAGAAACACAAGCCGCACTCGACCGCAAGCGCATCAACGAACTGATGGCAGCGGTCGCCGAGCATCGGGACGTGGATTCGTACGAGATGCTGTACAAGTATTTCGTACCGAAGGTCCGCTCCTATATGTTCAAGATCGGCGGCGATCGCATCATGGCTGAAGAAATGGCGCAGGAAGCCATGTTGTCCGTGTGGCGAAAAGCCAACCAGTTCGATCCGGAAAGGGGCGCTGCCTCGACCTGGATTTACACGATCGCCCGAAACGTTCGCATCGATGCGTTGCGTCGTGGGCCCCGACCGGATTTCGACCCGAACGACCCGGCCTTCGTTCCCGACGATACGCCTGCCGCCGATGTCGCGTTCGACAAGGAGCAGGATGCCGACAGGCTCAGGCGGGCGATGGCCTCGCTGAAGCCGGACGAGATTAAGGCGCTGAAGATGTCTTTCTTCGAGGACATGGCGCATCCGGCAATTGCCGCTTCGCTGGGCATCCCCATCGGGACTGTTAAATCAAGGATAAGGAATGCATGTCTGAAGCTGCGCAACATACTCAAGGACGATTGA
- a CDS encoding DUF3429 domain-containing protein: protein MNGVLRKVSTALAFAGALPFWFFALAPETIAGLNSASVFVTYGAIISSFMAGALWGRAQNGKADIALLLSSNVLALASFATAVFSLSPVALVTQLAVFGLLLFADYRVYAGNPEQRWYWKLRLWVTLVVSFAYDIMLLHYVLGPCW from the coding sequence GTGAACGGCGTTTTACGCAAGGTATCGACAGCGCTTGCCTTTGCGGGCGCCTTGCCGTTCTGGTTCTTCGCGCTCGCCCCGGAGACCATCGCCGGATTGAACTCCGCCTCCGTCTTCGTCACCTACGGCGCCATCATCAGTTCGTTCATGGCGGGAGCCCTCTGGGGACGTGCCCAGAATGGCAAGGCGGACATCGCCCTGCTTCTCTCCAGCAACGTGCTGGCGCTCGCCTCCTTCGCGACCGCCGTCTTTTCGCTATCGCCTGTCGCGCTGGTGACCCAGCTTGCTGTCTTTGGACTGCTGCTTTTTGCCGATTACCGCGTCTATGCCGGCAACCCGGAGCAGCGATGGTACTGGAAGCTGCGCCTCTGGGTGACGCTGGTCGTGTCGTTCGCCTACGACATCATGCTGCTGCACTACGTTCTCGGTCCCTGCTGGTAA
- a CDS encoding NAD(P)/FAD-dependent oxidoreductase, translating to MAIRPRVGIIGAGMAGLTLAKAISEVASVRVFEKSHGVGGRMATRWIDAVSYDHGAQYFTIRNDRFHDALETARANGVVEPWNGHVVSLTEDGLLERPKSDTVRYVGTPSMNALPKSMSVGLDIQPESTVGAITGEPGRWFVNIRDRTEGPFDWVIATAPAPQSALMLPARFAHHDKLGHVRMNGCFTLMVNIDMKQRARIPFAAAHVDDPVINWISLNNSKPGRPASPCLVVNSNAVWADLNMDMPLEKVRQALIEAIRHYVQIDAGEADTAIVHRWRYANVERPAGEPYLLDKDSQLAACGDWCIAGRVEAAFLSAAGLGDALGAVMGAAE from the coding sequence ATGGCAATACGACCACGAGTTGGCATCATCGGCGCGGGAATGGCGGGACTGACGTTGGCCAAAGCCATTTCCGAGGTCGCATCCGTGCGTGTGTTCGAGAAGAGCCACGGCGTCGGCGGCCGGATGGCAACCAGATGGATCGATGCCGTCTCCTACGACCACGGCGCACAGTACTTCACGATCAGGAATGACCGTTTCCACGATGCACTGGAAACAGCGCGCGCGAACGGCGTGGTCGAACCCTGGAACGGCCATGTGGTTTCTCTGACAGAGGACGGCCTGCTGGAAAGACCGAAGTCGGACACCGTCAGATATGTCGGCACCCCTTCGATGAACGCGTTGCCGAAATCGATGTCCGTCGGCCTCGATATCCAGCCGGAGAGCACTGTCGGCGCGATCACCGGCGAACCCGGCCGATGGTTCGTCAACATCCGCGACCGGACGGAAGGCCCCTTCGACTGGGTGATTGCCACAGCACCGGCCCCGCAGTCCGCCCTCATGCTTCCGGCGAGGTTCGCTCATCACGACAAGCTCGGCCATGTCCGGATGAACGGATGTTTCACGCTGATGGTCAATATCGATATGAAGCAGAGAGCACGGATCCCTTTCGCCGCAGCCCATGTCGACGATCCCGTCATCAACTGGATCTCGCTCAACAACAGCAAGCCGGGCCGCCCGGCTTCGCCCTGCCTGGTGGTCAATTCCAACGCGGTCTGGGCTGACCTCAACATGGATATGCCCCTCGAAAAGGTCAGGCAGGCGTTGATCGAGGCGATACGGCACTACGTGCAGATCGATGCAGGAGAGGCCGATACCGCCATCGTTCATCGCTGGCGATATGCAAATGTCGAACGTCCGGCTGGCGAGCCTTATCTGCTCGACAAGGATTCGCAGCTTGCCGCTTGCGGCGACTGGTGCATCGCGGGGAGGGTGGAAGCCGCATTTCTGAGCGCAGCCGGCCTCGGCGATGCCTTGGGCGCAGTCATGGGAGCGGCGGAGTGA
- a CDS encoding Urease operon accessory protein, giving the protein MASIAILQIHKRHCVRELPGFRSIDRFRTVQSWALIRSGNGTVLAENSTGGFVSRRIAIVGNGSFASAHAGVIDSCDLVIRFNDCRSVGEGGMRTDVVAVCNTGRPALAMIRSASWRELPAVASASAIWCVRDYHKFAELKPKLDPGLEDFCDDYTAEFARFAAMTGKSFEIIPRHHHDRIDVELQRIMSGSYIVPSSGLMALAYVMEEAAGPDDRVILAGFDHKGWNGHPFDAERILVERFIAEGRIRRLAANDFRYAECDA; this is encoded by the coding sequence ATGGCATCCATTGCTATTCTCCAAATTCATAAACGACATTGCGTACGGGAACTTCCAGGCTTCAGATCAATCGACAGATTTCGAACCGTTCAAAGCTGGGCTTTGATCCGGTCGGGCAATGGCACCGTATTGGCTGAAAATTCGACGGGTGGATTTGTGTCACGCAGGATCGCAATTGTTGGAAACGGCTCGTTCGCCAGCGCCCATGCTGGCGTGATCGACTCGTGCGACCTGGTAATACGCTTCAACGACTGCCGTTCGGTCGGCGAGGGCGGCATGCGCACAGACGTGGTTGCAGTCTGCAACACCGGGCGGCCCGCGCTGGCCATGATCCGCAGCGCCTCGTGGCGCGAGCTCCCGGCGGTCGCCTCAGCCTCCGCCATCTGGTGCGTGCGCGACTATCACAAATTCGCGGAGCTGAAACCGAAGCTGGATCCCGGTCTGGAAGACTTCTGCGACGACTACACGGCGGAATTCGCACGGTTCGCGGCCATGACCGGGAAGAGCTTCGAGATCATACCGCGCCATCACCACGACCGGATCGACGTCGAGTTACAGCGCATCATGTCGGGCAGCTACATCGTGCCGAGTTCCGGACTGATGGCACTCGCCTATGTGATGGAAGAAGCCGCAGGCCCGGACGATAGGGTCATCCTGGCAGGTTTTGACCACAAGGGATGGAACGGACATCCTTTCGATGCGGAGCGCATCCTGGTCGAACGCTTCATCGCGGAGGGCCGTATCAGGCGGCTTGCGGCAAACGATTTCCGATACGCGGAATGCGACGCCTGA
- the folE gene encoding GTP cyclohydrolase I FolE — protein MDAMLANADLAAFERPSQQEAEAAVRTLIRWAGEDPTREGLLDTPKRVAKAYRELFAGYDMEPEDVLSRTFSEVAGYNDMVIVKDITFHSHCEHHMVPFHGVAHIAYVPDKGVLGLSKMARLVDVYARRLQTQETMTAQIATALDESLRPKGVAVMIEAEHMCMAMRGVAKQGAKTLTTRFTGTFEMSAADQARFITLARG, from the coding sequence ATGGATGCCATGCTCGCCAATGCCGACCTCGCCGCTTTCGAGCGCCCCTCGCAACAGGAGGCAGAGGCCGCAGTCAGAACGCTGATCCGCTGGGCTGGCGAAGACCCGACGCGCGAAGGCCTGCTGGACACCCCGAAGCGCGTCGCCAAGGCCTATCGCGAACTGTTCGCCGGCTATGACATGGAACCGGAAGACGTCCTGTCACGGACATTCTCCGAAGTGGCCGGGTACAATGACATGGTGATCGTCAAGGACATCACGTTCCACTCCCATTGCGAACACCACATGGTACCTTTCCATGGCGTGGCCCACATCGCCTATGTGCCCGACAAGGGCGTGCTCGGCCTTTCCAAGATGGCGCGCCTCGTCGATGTCTATGCCCGACGCCTGCAGACACAGGAAACCATGACGGCGCAGATCGCCACGGCGCTCGACGAGAGCCTGCGGCCGAAGGGCGTGGCTGTCATGATCGAGGCGGAGCATATGTGCATGGCCATGCGCGGCGTTGCAAAACAGGGTGCGAAGACTTTGACGACGCGCTTTACGGGAACGTTTGAAATGTCGGCGGCGGACCAGGCGCGCTTCATCACGCTCGCAAGAGGATAA
- a CDS encoding SDR family NAD(P)-dependent oxidoreductase translates to MSDALMTSLDVGYRALVIGASGGIGGALAGQLADDGNCEKLVLLSRRNDGFDITDEASVKRAAEALAPQAFDIILCATGALTIDGVGPEKSIRHISQDAMMAQFAVNAAGPAIVLKHFVPLLAKRKRVIMAFLSARVGSIGDNGLGGWISYRSAKAALNQIVHTAAIEVARSSPLATVVTIHPGTVMTGLSDPFSSGHPRTEPDDAAHQILRTLDGLQPHDTGKFFAYDGTTIPW, encoded by the coding sequence ATGTCGGACGCGTTGATGACATCGCTCGATGTCGGCTATAGAGCCCTGGTGATCGGCGCCAGCGGCGGCATTGGTGGAGCCCTTGCTGGACAACTGGCCGATGATGGAAATTGTGAAAAGCTGGTGCTGCTGTCACGCCGGAACGACGGTTTCGACATCACGGATGAGGCTTCTGTCAAGCGCGCCGCCGAAGCCCTTGCACCTCAGGCGTTCGATATCATCCTGTGTGCGACCGGGGCTTTGACCATCGACGGTGTGGGTCCGGAAAAATCCATCAGGCATATATCGCAGGATGCGATGATGGCGCAGTTTGCCGTCAATGCCGCCGGTCCGGCGATCGTCCTCAAGCATTTCGTGCCGCTCCTTGCCAAGCGGAAGAGGGTCATCATGGCGTTCCTGTCGGCGAGGGTGGGCTCGATCGGCGACAACGGTCTTGGCGGGTGGATTTCCTATCGTTCGGCAAAGGCTGCCCTCAACCAGATCGTTCATACCGCCGCCATCGAGGTGGCGCGCAGCTCCCCTCTGGCGACCGTCGTCACCATCCATCCCGGCACCGTCATGACCGGCCTGTCCGATCCCTTTTCGTCCGGTCATCCCCGCACCGAACCGGACGACGCCGCACACCAGATCCTGCGAACGCTGGATGGCCTTCAGCCACACGACACCGGCAAATTCTTTGCCTACGACGGTACGACCATTCCGTGGTGA
- a CDS encoding thiol-disulfide oxidoreductase DCC family protein encodes MIKIFYDGACGMCSREINHYRKVAPAGVFEWVDVMKDGTALENENVSLADALMELHGKDDNGRMHVGVDAFLLIWRHIPRWRTAAKIASFPPINAALRAIYPIFAKWRFARLAHCQVAAKS; translated from the coding sequence ATGATCAAGATTTTTTACGATGGCGCGTGCGGCATGTGCTCGCGGGAAATCAACCACTACCGTAAGGTTGCTCCTGCTGGCGTTTTCGAATGGGTGGACGTCATGAAGGACGGAACTGCTCTGGAAAACGAGAATGTGTCGCTCGCCGACGCGCTGATGGAGCTGCACGGCAAGGATGACAATGGCCGAATGCATGTCGGCGTTGATGCCTTCCTGCTGATCTGGCGGCACATACCGCGGTGGCGGACCGCTGCGAAGATTGCAAGCTTCCCGCCCATCAATGCGGCTTTGAGGGCGATATATCCGATCTTTGCAAAATGGCGGTTCGCGCGGCTCGCCCATTGCCAGGTCGCAGCGAAATCCTGA
- a CDS encoding response regulator, whose protein sequence is MSYLAANFEGVSGNSDAAPLSLLIVDDDSVFGHRLGKAFSDRGFDVEVCETVDHALGLVGKRHLDIVITDLRIGEKSGLTVIEAVNTLSKNTKTLVLTGYGNIHSAVVAVKLGATEYLSKPADADEILEVLGFVDKSASEPNTALKPPDLVRWEHIVSIFEATGGNMSESARLLNMHRRTLQRMLARGGPGPTD, encoded by the coding sequence ATGAGTTATCTAGCTGCAAATTTCGAAGGCGTGTCGGGCAATAGTGACGCCGCGCCCCTCTCCCTCCTCATCGTCGATGACGACAGCGTTTTCGGCCACAGGCTCGGAAAAGCATTCTCGGATCGGGGCTTCGACGTGGAAGTGTGCGAGACCGTAGACCATGCATTGGGCCTCGTGGGTAAAAGACATCTCGACATCGTCATCACAGATCTCAGGATCGGTGAAAAAAGCGGTCTTACTGTGATCGAAGCGGTGAACACGCTGTCGAAGAACACCAAGACGCTGGTTTTGACAGGCTACGGAAATATCCATTCCGCAGTGGTAGCCGTGAAGCTCGGGGCGACCGAATATCTCAGCAAGCCTGCGGATGCCGACGAGATCCTCGAGGTGCTGGGCTTTGTCGACAAGTCGGCAAGCGAGCCGAATACGGCGCTGAAGCCACCGGATCTCGTTCGCTGGGAACACATCGTCAGCATTTTCGAGGCGACCGGCGGGAACATGTCGGAGTCAGCAAGGTTGCTCAACATGCATCGCCGCACACTGCAGCGAATGCTGGCGCGTGGCGGACCCGGTCCCACGGACTGA
- a CDS encoding glutathione S-transferase family protein encodes MANIKLWGFDGSTYVRTVKMLLAEKGVTDFEQIPLNVLKGEPKSPEHLKRHPFGKVPVLEHDGITILETAAITRYLDDVLPGKSLVPANAKDRARMDMAVGIIDSYGYGALLGGVAAYHLFPDFVGGKNEDSRKEGIANGRKVLEFIMTTRAGDTFIAGNELSLADLYLAPIAFYISLTPDKSALFDVPGFSDWWTAIQALPSYKATQPNLG; translated from the coding sequence ATGGCCAATATCAAGCTTTGGGGCTTCGACGGCTCCACCTACGTTCGCACCGTAAAGATGCTTCTCGCGGAAAAGGGCGTCACCGATTTCGAGCAGATCCCGCTCAACGTCCTGAAGGGAGAGCCAAAGTCGCCGGAGCATCTGAAGCGCCACCCGTTCGGCAAGGTTCCCGTGCTCGAGCATGACGGCATTACGATCCTGGAGACTGCGGCGATCACGCGCTATCTCGATGACGTCCTGCCGGGCAAATCGCTTGTTCCGGCGAACGCCAAGGATCGCGCCCGCATGGACATGGCCGTCGGCATCATCGATTCCTACGGCTACGGAGCGCTTCTCGGTGGCGTCGCGGCCTACCACTTGTTTCCGGATTTCGTCGGCGGCAAGAATGAAGACAGCCGCAAAGAGGGAATCGCGAATGGCCGCAAGGTGCTCGAATTCATCATGACGACACGAGCCGGCGACACGTTCATCGCGGGCAACGAGCTCAGTCTCGCAGACCTGTACCTCGCGCCGATAGCCTTCTACATCTCCCTGACCCCCGACAAGAGCGCCCTTTTCGACGTTCCGGGCTTCAGCGACTGGTGGACGGCAATCCAGGCCCTGCCGAGCTATAAAGCCACTCAGCCCAATCTTGGCTGA